Proteins encoded by one window of Bacillus spongiae:
- a CDS encoding HAMP domain-containing sensor histidine kinase encodes MSLKRKYLIILILVIISVPVSVLFMNLVALGFYKLIFTQNVPFHESFAYTIMYGLFILSFMILAYFFSRSINSLLKKITILNNTIRDLAKSEEIPEKIEIHSKDEVGDLIKSVNLLIERTTYKEIELKNQEGIQKEFLTKLRHDINTPLTAIRLQLFYLENKYPDIPYESLYQKIQYISDLTNEFHLKSVQFLDDSYISKDDISIEELLNKMVKKWGYLFSINNIELRFKVNEKDFIWKSHGLWLQRLFDNIFQNVLKHSQADMFEIVTHNEVITMKDNGSGFTPGESSDGIGLKVIDDLASILELNYTLQSGDEGTVFHFSMKK; translated from the coding sequence ATGAGCTTAAAAAGAAAATATCTCATTATCTTAATCTTAGTCATAATCAGCGTCCCCGTCTCCGTACTGTTCATGAATTTGGTTGCTCTCGGATTTTATAAATTGATATTTACACAAAATGTTCCTTTTCATGAATCTTTCGCTTATACGATCATGTACGGACTATTTATATTGTCTTTTATGATTTTGGCCTATTTCTTCTCAAGGTCAATAAATTCTTTACTAAAGAAAATTACCATACTCAATAATACAATTAGAGATTTAGCAAAAAGTGAAGAAATTCCAGAGAAAATAGAAATACATAGTAAAGATGAAGTGGGGGATCTTATTAAATCTGTAAATTTACTAATTGAAAGAACAACCTATAAGGAAATCGAATTGAAGAATCAAGAAGGGATTCAAAAGGAGTTCCTAACGAAACTAAGGCATGATATAAACACACCATTGACCGCCATTCGGTTACAGCTGTTTTATTTAGAAAATAAGTACCCCGACATCCCATATGAATCTCTTTATCAAAAAATTCAGTACATCTCTGATTTGACAAATGAGTTTCATTTGAAATCAGTTCAATTTTTAGATGACTCCTATATTTCGAAAGATGACATATCTATTGAGGAGTTACTAAATAAAATGGTCAAAAAATGGGGTTATCTATTCAGTATAAATAATATCGAATTGAGATTTAAGGTTAATGAAAAAGACTTTATATGGAAAAGTCATGGGTTATGGCTTCAGCGGTTATTTGATAATATCTTTCAAAATGTACTAAAACACTCACAGGCTGACATGTTTGAAATTGTCACTCACAATGAAGTCATTACAATGAAAGATAACGGAAGCGGATTTACGCCTGGAGAAAGTTCTGATGGAATAGGATTAAAAGTAATCGATGATCTCGCTAGTATTCTTGAATTAAATTACACTCTTCAATCGGGAGATGAAGGAACTGTTTTTCATTTTTCAATGAAGAAGTAA